Proteins encoded together in one Maricaulis maris window:
- a CDS encoding DUF1194 domain-containing protein, translating into MNRGLPLVGAMAVGLMLGGGHREPAPWIAEPRPHEYTADGREYVDLELVLAVDVSSSIDEAEARRQREGHVAALADPDIISAIQSGGYGRIAVVYLEWADADFQRVVAPWTVIETEEDAQVFAATLATAPFISGRRTAIGAAMDSAMTLMDENAYEGVRRVIDISGDGPQNAGPSLSAARQRAEAGSITVNGLPITGGRQHPFRPSVSIDVGAYFENQVIAGPGAFISPSNEHDDFVDALRRKLIIEIAGLDPLLFREPAPHVRNG; encoded by the coding sequence GTGAACAGGGGCCTGCCGCTTGTCGGGGCCATGGCTGTCGGCCTGATGCTGGGCGGAGGGCATCGTGAACCGGCGCCCTGGATCGCCGAACCGCGTCCGCATGAATATACGGCGGATGGTCGGGAATATGTCGATCTCGAACTGGTCCTGGCGGTCGATGTCTCGTCCTCGATCGACGAGGCTGAAGCTCGCCGGCAGCGCGAGGGTCATGTCGCGGCGCTCGCCGACCCCGATATCATCTCGGCGATCCAAAGCGGTGGCTATGGGCGTATCGCGGTTGTCTATCTTGAATGGGCGGATGCCGATTTCCAGCGTGTTGTCGCGCCCTGGACGGTGATCGAGACGGAAGAAGACGCGCAGGTCTTCGCGGCGACGCTCGCAACCGCACCCTTCATCTCGGGTCGCCGGACGGCGATCGGTGCCGCGATGGACAGTGCGATGACGCTGATGGACGAGAACGCCTATGAGGGCGTCCGTCGTGTCATCGATATTTCCGGTGACGGGCCGCAAAATGCCGGGCCCAGCCTGAGCGCCGCGCGTCAACGGGCTGAAGCCGGGTCGATCACGGTCAATGGCCTGCCCATAACGGGCGGTCGCCAGCATCCGTTCCGGCCCTCGGTTTCCATCGATGTCGGCGCCTATTTTGAAAATCAGGTGATTGCCGGCCCGGGCGCCTTCATTTCGCCCAGTAATGAGCATGATGATTTCGTGGACGCGCTTCGGCGCAAGCTTATTATCGAAATCGCCGGGCTCGACCCCCTTCTTTTCCGCGAGCCGGCCCCGCATGTGAGGAATGGATGA